A window of Castanea sativa cultivar Marrone di Chiusa Pesio chromosome 1, ASM4071231v1 contains these coding sequences:
- the LOC142605704 gene encoding cationic peroxidase 1-like has protein sequence MAFFFSSSILSFPTLFLFMLGIASAQLSSNFYSSSCPTALSIIQGAVSTAVSKENRMGASLLRLHFHDCFVNGCDASVLLDDTTNFTGEKTAGPNNDSLRGYEVIDTIKSQLEKQCSGVVSCADILAVAARDSVVKLGGTTWTVPLGRRDATTASFNDAQNNLPSPFSDLSALISAFSNKGFTAPEMVTLSGGHTIGQVKCSIIRTRIYNETNIDSNFAASLKKNCPSTGGDSNLSPLDQTARVFDNTYFKDLVIKKGVMHSDQQLFNGGSTDSQVNTYSQNSAMFFSDFGSAMIKMGNLSPLTGSNGEIRTNCRKTN, from the exons ATggctttcttcttttcctcctctATTCTCTCCTTTCCTACTTTATTCTTGTTTATGTTGGGAATAGCTTCTGCTCAGCTATCATCCAACTTCTATTCGAGTTCTTGCCCTACGGCTCTCTCTATAATTCAAGGCGCAGTAAGCACTGCAGTGTCCAAAGAGAATCGTATGGGGGCCTCATTACTCCGCCTCCATTTCCATGATTGCTTTGTCAATG GTTGTGATGCATCTGTGTTGTTGGATGACACCACCAATTTCACAGGAGAGAAGACGGCGGGGCCCAATAACGACTCATTGAGAGGATATGAGGTGATTGACACCATTAAATCTCAACTTGAAAAGCAATGCTCAGGAGTTGTGTCTTGTGCTGATATTTTAGCGGTTGCAGCTCGTGATTCTGTTGTTAAG TTGGGTGGCACTACATGGACCGTTCCATTAGGCAGAAGAGATGCAACCACAGCCAGTTTTAATGATGCCCAAAATAACCTCCCTTCCCCCTTCTCAGATCTTAGTGCTCTCATATCTGCATTCAGCAACAAGGGTTTTACTGCTCCAGAAATGGTGACTCTCTCAG GAGGGCACACCATAGGTCAAGTAAAGTGCAGTATAATTCGGACTCGTATCTATAATGAGACTAATATAGATTCAAACTTTGCGGCATCATTAAAGAAAAACTGCCCCAGTACAGGCGGAGATTCTAATTTATCTCCTCTTGACCAAACTGCTAGAGTTTTTGATAACACTTATTTCAAGGATTTAGTGATCAAAAAGGGCGTCATGCACTCAGATCAACAGCTCTTCAATGGTGGCTCCACAGATTCCCAAGTGAACACCTATAGCCAAAACTCAGCAATGTTCTTCTCTGATTTTGGGAGTGCCATGATAAAAATGGGAAACCTCAGCCCACTTACTGGCTCAAATGGAGAGATCAGAACCAATTGCAGGAAGACTAATTGA